The following is a genomic window from Gymnodinialimonas ceratoperidinii.
CACACGCGGCCCGTCCTCGATCCGCCAGACGCGCGCGTTGCCCTCGTAGGTGATCTCCGGCGCCTCCATCGATGCGATCAATCCGGCACCGGCCGCGTAGTCCCGGCCCAGATAGCCCGCGGGCGAGGCGTCGAGGCCCCTATATATCTGCCCGCCGGGACGCTGCTGTTCGTCCAGCAGCAGCACCCGCGCGCCGTTCTTTGCCATGGTCCGCGCGGCAGCCATCCCGGCGGGACCGGCGCCGACGATGATCAGATCGACCTCATCCGTCATGGCGCAATCCCCGCAACCCGTCCTGCCGCCGCACGGCCATGCCCTCCCGGACCGGGATCAGGCAGGCCTGCACGTTGGGGCGGCCGTCGACCTCCACGAGGCACTCGAAACAGACACCCATCATGCAATAGGGCGCCCGCGGACTGCCCGAGGCCGTGGTGCGCGTTGCCGCGCCGGTATGGGCGAGGATCGCGACGGCCAGCGTGTCGCCATCGCGCGCCATGACGGGCTCTCCGTCGAGGGTGAAACAGACCGTGCCGTCCGCCTTAGGCGGAGGCAGAAAGCGCGAAGCGATGCTCATCGAAGGCCTCCAGATCCGGGGCGGCGGCTGTATCCTCCAGCCAATCCGCGAGTTTCGTGCCATGGAATGCCGCAAGGGTCACGCCACTGTGGCAGGTGACCATGGCCGCCGCGGGATGGGCGGCAGAGCGGGTGTAGACCGGATAGCCATCGGGCGACATCACCCGCAACGCGCCCCAGGCGCGCAGCACGCGCACATCGGCCAGCGCGGGCAGAACCGTCACCGCGTGCTGCGCCAGCCCGGCCATCATCTCGCGGGTCTCGCGGTCGTCGGGGCCGACCTCGGCCTTCGTGCCACCGATCTGCAAACCGCCCTCGTCCACCTGCCGGATCGTGCTGGACAGGAACGGCAGGCGGGTCTCCAGTTTCTCGGTGATCAGCAACTCGCCCCGCTGTGCCCGGACGCGGGTGGCAAACCCCAGTTGCGCCGCCAGAGGG
Proteins encoded in this region:
- a CDS encoding (2Fe-2S)-binding protein, whose translation is MSIASRFLPPPKADGTVCFTLDGEPVMARDGDTLAVAILAHTGAATRTTASGSPRAPYCMMGVCFECLVEVDGRPNVQACLIPVREGMAVRRQDGLRGLRHDG